The genomic region CAGGTAGCAATTGCTGGAGAAACGGTTTTAGGTTCTTTTGGTGATGCTACTGAGATAACTGACTTTAGACTTGATTAGGATGAGTCATGAAAATTTTTTCGCTATTTTCTTCATTTGATCCTGAAGAGCAACGTGGCGATATTACGCATCGGTTACGTTCACCTATGCCGATGCGGTTTGTTATTCCTAATATTATCACTATCTTAGCGATTTGCACGGGGATAAGCGGTATCCGTTTGGCTTTTGAACATCACTATGAGTCAGCTATTTTGATGGTGCTTTTGGCAGCAGTTTTAGATGGAGCTGATGGTCGTGTTGCACGTTTGATGGATGGCAGTTCGTCTTTTGGAGCCCAGATGGATTCACTTGCTGATGTTATTAATTTTGGTGTTGCTCCTGCTCTTGTTGTTTATTCTTTTATTCTCGCTCAGGTTCATCAAGTAGGCTGGGTTGCAGCGCTTGTGTATTGTGTTGCTTGTTGTTTGCGGTTAGCTCGTTTTAATGTTACGTTAGATAATACAGATATACCAAGATGGCAGAAGAATTATTTTGTTGGTGTTCCTGCACCAGCAGGGGCGTTATTGCTTTTATTGCCTGTTTATTTAGGAGCTCTTGGTTTGATACCCAGTAGGGGTTGGGCTTTATTTTTTAGCTTGTATACTGTGGTTGTTGCTTTTCTTTTAGTAAGCCGCTTACCGGTATGGAATGCAAAGGAAATTGGTCAAAAATTAAGACGTGATATTGTTGTGCCGTGTATGCTGGTTATTGTTATTTATGTTGGTTTTCTTGCAACTTACACGTGGTATACTTTATTGATAACAGCTGTTAGCTATATGATTTTTCTACCTTGTAGTGCTTTAGCATATAATAAACGAGCTGCTTTAGAAGCAAAGAAGATAACCATTCAAACTGACCAGGAGTCATAAGGTTTTACCTGATTTTAAGAAGCAGAGTAAAATTATAGAAGTTTAGTTCAATATATAAACTGTTATCAATGAGGTGTATGATAGTTTATGAACTGATTTTTACGAACGTCAAAAAGCCTACCTGTTTCTTTTAAATAAGGTGAAGATAAATGTACTATTTTTTCAGCAACTTCTTGAGGAGAGGGTAAGGTCTGAGGATTTTCATTAGGCATAGCTTGTGCTCGCATTGCAGTGCGTGTTGCACCTGGGTTAACGCAATTAATTTTGATTGACGTTTCTTTAAGTTCTTCTGCCCAGCAACGAGCAATAATTTCTAAAGCAGCTTTAGAGGCTGCATAAGGCCCCCAGAAAGCGCGTGCGCAGTGAGCAACGCTTGATGATAAAAAAATAGCACGTCCAGCATCCGATTTGCGTAATAAAGGTTCAACTGCTTTCATTAAACGCCATTGATTGATGAGGTTCACTTGAAACACTTCTTCAAATACCGTACTTTCAATATGAGCCATTGGTGAGAGAATTCCTAGAATTCCTGCATTTACAACCATAATATCAAGTTTTTTCCAGCATTCAGCAATTGAAGTACTTAGAGTGTCAATGGCTTGTGTATTATGTAAATCAAGTGGTACCAACGTTGTGGAGGAACCTTTCTCTTGGATTTTGGTATCAAGCGTGGTTAAATCACTAATTGTTCGTGCAAGGGCTATAATATGAGCACCCCGTGCTGCTAGCTCTAATGCTAAATGATACCCAATTCCTCTGGAAGCACCTGTGACCAGTGCGACACGTCCAGAAAGGTTAAAATCAGATTTCCTCATTATTAATTTCTTGTTTTCAGAACAGATAATTTATGAACTTTTGGAATACTTTTTTGATCGGTAAGGTGTGTGGGATAGTGGCCAGTAAAATAATGATCAGTAAATTGAGGGGAAGAGTTATTTCGTTTTTCCCCTATAATAGCGAGATAAAGGCCATCAGTTGAGAGAAATTCTAATGAATCGGCTCCAATGAAATTACACATGGATTTTAAGTCTGGGTATTTATTAGCTAAAAGATCTTCAATTCTAGGTGTATCGATTCCATAAAAATCAGGATAAAAAATCATTGGGCTGGAAATGCGCATATGAACTTCTTTTGCTCCTGCATCGCGGAGCATCCGTACGATTTTAGTGGATGTTGTTCCACGCACAATGGAATCATCCACTAGAATGACACGTTTTCCTTCAATAATAGGGCGGTTGGCAGAATGTTTTAATTTCACGCCAAAAGCACGAATTTGTTGCGTTGGTTCAATAAAAGTGCGACCAACATAATGATTGCGAATAATGCCGAGTTCAAAGGGAATACCAATTTTTTGTGCATAACCAATTGCAGCAGGTGTTCCTCCATCAGGAACGGGGACAACAACATCCCCTCACACGGTGCTTCTTGAGCCAATTGGATACCCATATTTTTACGAACTGCATAAACACTACGCCCTCCAACAATTGAATCAGGTCGAGCAAAATAGACATATTCAAAAAGGCAAAGTTTTTCTGGTTTTTCTATTTCTGGTTTAATAATTTTTGTAGTGATTTCACCATTGTCTTGTATTTCACATATGATGATTTCGCCATTTTTGACGTCACGAACGTATTTTGCTCCAATAATATCAAGTGCACAGGTCTCTGAACAGAAGATTGGTTTACCATCAAGTTCACCTAAAACAAGTGGCCGAATACCTATTGGGTCACGTGCAGCAATAAGCTTGGTACGTGTTAGCGCTAACATGGCATATCCACCTTCCACTTGGCGAATAGCATCAACAAAACGATCGGATGATGATTCATGACGTGAGCGGGCAATAAGGTGGAGAAAGACTTCAGAGTCTGAAGTTGATTGACAGATAGCACCAGAAGCAATTAATTCATGGCGTAATGTAAGGCCATTTGTTAAATTACCATTATGTGCAATAGCAATACCTCCGGCTTTTAATTCAGCAAATAGAGGCTGTACATTACGTAATGCTATTTCTCCCGTTGTTGAATAACGAGTATGTCCAATCGCACGATCCCCAGGCAAACGGGCAAGTGTTGCAGGATTTGTGTAGTGATCTCCAACAAGGCCTAGGTGTTTTTCTTGATGAAACATCTTGTTGTGATAAGAAACAATTCCAGCGGCTTCTTGCCCACGGTGTTGTAGCGCATGGAGTCCAAGAGCTGTTAGTGTTGCTGCATCTTTGTGCCCAAGAATACCAAACACTCCACATTCTTCATGAAGGGTATCATCGTCAAATGAGGGTTCCTGATAAGGAATATTAATTTTTGTCATCATATTACTTTCAGTAATGATGTTAAATGATTAATATCACAACTACTACATATTATTTAAGACCAGTTCTCAAATAAAAACTCTAATTTATTCTGTAGAGATATGTTTTGGTTAGTATTTTCAAAATCTTGCGGAAAAGTCATTTTTGTTAAAGAGCTTTTCCAGTTTTTCGAGGGCATAATCGG from Bartonella schoenbuchensis R1 harbors:
- the pssA gene encoding CDP-diacylglycerol--serine O-phosphatidyltransferase, which produces MKIFSLFSSFDPEEQRGDITHRLRSPMPMRFVIPNIITILAICTGISGIRLAFEHHYESAILMVLLAAVLDGADGRVARLMDGSSSFGAQMDSLADVINFGVAPALVVYSFILAQVHQVGWVAALVYCVACCLRLARFNVTLDNTDIPRWQKNYFVGVPAPAGALLLLLPVYLGALGLIPSRGWALFFSLYTVVVAFLLVSRLPVWNAKEIGQKLRRDIVVPCMLVIVIYVGFLATYTWYTLLITAVSYMIFLPCSALAYNKRAALEAKKITIQTDQES
- a CDS encoding SDR family NAD(P)-dependent oxidoreductase, yielding MRKSDFNLSGRVALVTGASRGIGYHLALELAARGAHIIALARTISDLTTLDTKIQEKGSSTTLVPLDLHNTQAIDTLSTSIAECWKKLDIMVVNAGILGILSPMAHIESTVFEEVFQVNLINQWRLMKAVEPLLRKSDAGRAIFLSSSVAHCARAFWGPYAASKAALEIIARCWAEELKETSIKINCVNPGATRTAMRAQAMPNENPQTLPSPQEVAEKIVHLSSPYLKETGRLFDVRKNQFINYHTPH